TTGCTTTCTTCGCAGTTGTTGCTATTGCAGCAGCACATGGTCCACAACAACACCATGGACAACATCAAGGACCACACCATGGTCATGGTCCTAAGCCAGGTCAAGGACAACATCCAGGACAAGGACAACAGCCAGGACAGGGTGGTCAGCAGCCAGGACAAGGTCAACAACCAGGTCAAGGACAACAGCCAGGTGAAGGTCAACAACCCGGACAAGGTGGTCAACAGCCAGGTGAAGGTCAACAACCAGGACAAGGAGAACAACAACCTGAAGCCGAACCATCCcaagaataaaataataatcactTCTTGAGTTTGAACCAACAATTTTGTTGATATATTCTAACCTTTGTATgttcttttaataataaatatgtgATTGAAGCAGAAAGCCtaagtatttttatataaaaagtaaataattgCAAACAATTAGGTATAATACCTTTGGAAGGTCGTGAAGAATAGactattatgaaaaaaaaactcattgaaTTTTCGATATCAAAATGTTGAGTTaagacaatttaaataaaatgcacggtcgcacgaacttgcccttagagttaaagttgcttaaatttgtaagactttttatataaaaatttggaaaaaaaaataaaattgtttgttttttttttaataaaataaaacctgaaatcaaattggctcggctcgtgtgggtcgtagagagctaatttttttttaagttgtagataatttaaaggactacaacattattttattttgttagccaatactagcaccgtttgaaaaataatagtttgataaacaaaataacGATTTCGacttaatattattaattttttatttgtttacacaaaaattatgtgcgccaaatcgatagaaaatccTATaacgaactttatttttttttcgtacgacattctgaagccgagttattaccaaaaaacgatatttttgggtggttTCGCACCGATTTTtcgtgcgttcatttatcaattgataAAGAGATAAGgagttgattttttctgtaaaatgcaggaaattAAGAGGACACCAAaaaaggttagaaaaatgttaaccataacttttttcgaaataaaaacgaaaatgtgttttttaacaactagaatttgactttaactggctgccattttgtattaacttactttaatacaatgaaattacatacaactatagaaaatattataaggaagagaatgtatgcttattttttggtctacgacatacTGGAGCAAAagtaaagatattagcttagaagtaaaatatcccaaaaaatacatttttgtaaataactccactaaaaagaatgatcaggtggtgagaaattgggtttaagccttccaaatatacccctatcgatccatgaaataaaaactgacagtgcctctgtgcgcaaggtaaggcccttttttccgacgctttgactggagtatttaCCTATTTACCTAAAGTAATGTgctaactctcagagagaaaccaattcaaaataaaggttgactgttatttctatAGTCTCTGGTTTAAAACGAATGTTCCCAACAATATGAATGAACTCAATACTATATATTACAAGAGACTTAGTCTTTTTCAAAAGTATGAATGGctcatatttatatttatttcaggGCAATTAGTTTCATTCTTTAGAATGCTAAGAACTTAAAGAACGTATAATAGgtcagtgcatttataatttcacccagcagtttgtaccactcccaatttttttttgctcattcgatagagcattggctgaagatcattaccctgatttttcgcactcgcgaaattcaagTTTCGGCCGctatcttggattttagtttttttgaatatctcgatttctatttatcctacataaaagtttagaaaaaacgtaggcaatttaatttcgcgtcttttatgttaagaacgcTTTTCCGATATTCTGAATACAGAAACAACTGCGAACGAAGCAAGAACTAGGTACTAGAAACTTCATGTTGGTtaataaattgtcaaaaaaaaattttaactatacTTAATGTTGGAAAATGATTTCTATTTTATACTAATTTTACTCAGACAGAAACGACtagcaatgatttttttttaaattgttcttCCAGCTGTGTCTATTCGGTTGGTAAATAATGTTGTCAATATTTGAGATGACCATGTTATTAAACGTACGTAGTAATAAACTGTTCAAACAAtgatacaaaagttgttgtTTACGAGATCAGCTTTTTCTACTACGTTCTTTAAGTTTTTAGCATTCTAAAGAATGAAACTTATTGTCCTGAAATTGATAGACtatttccaaataaaatttaatattaacacAGATTGAAGGAAAGTAAGTCTGATACTTTTGTGGGTTTTTCTGATACTTGTTTATTTCTGGAGCAAATATCAAAAAACGCTTTTACTGGTGTTTGCAAAATGTATTTatgtttctttcaaatttttcaaaacctaattAATAATTCTTTGCTGCCTGGtacaaaggagttaagtcaCAAAATCGCACTCTTCGAGTTTTGATGAAATGAGAATAAGCtctttttccacttttatttggtatcaaaatcataaatttagaacaactctttcctttaaaaataagagggtcaatgctcaaaaattcatcgattttcatacattAGCTCAACTTCAATCGCATATTCTGGaaaactatcatttatgacttaaccccATTTGaacccggcggcaaagaattTTCAATCCAATTTTAACTTGATCCTGATCTTTGTCAACAGTAGCGAAATGTTTTTGTTAGAAAAGCCTTACTTCAAggcaaatttattatttatttccatGTTATTGGCACATGTCTATGAATGTTTTTATCCAGTAGAACGAAGACATGTGAATGACAGAAATCCATTGAGAAAGGCCAGttgaataaatcaaaataaaacagCGGAATGTCTACTCCATGCAGTAGGTAAGTTTCTTTATTTCCGAAGAGTAAGTTATGCGTACAAAATGCAATTGAGTTAATATCCACTGGCAATCAATCATGACAGTAAATTGTTCCTTCTGAAGAATACTGTAGAACATAGAGGGATTTTTTCTCGATTGCAATCCATTGAGACCACTGAACACCtgcattttataaataaatatgagCCATTATTACTTAGTAAAAGAGTCTTAGTGAATAGCTATTTGTTGAGTTTAAAATAAAACCTAGTTCGAAGAATTTGTATTGAAGCATAAAAAACTTCACTTTATTTGAAAGATAGCGGTACACTCATGTCTCATGCACTCCAATGGATAAGTTCAAAGAATTTTCGGCTCAGAGTTGCTTAGTGTCCGGATATGAACGCACAATGTAGGTACATTCATTGTATAGCCTCGATAAGAGAACGTTACAGATCGCAGTCAcgtcgctttcaaattttgacacatatGTATTGTATAcatatagtacaggtaaaatagggcATACAATCAAGAAATAATGGGACTAATTACAGAtgttactgtctcttcgaaaaaaaaacaccctttgacctaaattttttttatgaaaactctttattcttgctttctatcctaaattcaatgtttttaccaaatttcattagggtgacctatcatttttgttttcacacaaaaaaacaccttttaaccatgatatttttatagacactgtagattcttgtttcttatcttaaaagtaacataattcctGAATTTCAATGGAGTACCGCTAGCATTACTCTAGTATTGCACACTTTTCCAAATATAggtacccatattttctcttcacctaaaaaaaacaatctttcacatgaaaaaaaattatagttttactTTATTCGTAATTATCATTAGAaagacaatatttttaataaatttcgtatgggtaacttttataccattgattttatcggacttatcgcggatttccaaaaaaaaacaccctttcacctaaaatatttttatagactacttagattcttggtttctatTATAAATCAAActtttgtaccaattttcattggtgtaacaattttttcacagtttttgtggtactaattccgaatttcatcatatctttaaaaaaaaaacaccctttcactcaagataattttgtacagtttatggattcttaattcttataccaaacaaaactttttcaccaaattttaaaaattaataaaatttaagttagctgttatgatacctttctcacacacaacttaacccatcaaaaaaacaccctttcaccaaaaatatttttaaaaactttatccctgctttatctaaaacgttcatcccgaattttttcagtgtagcatgtttttcacataggTTTCTGTTGTATTTTATATgtacctgttgaagtaaaaaaacaagcacccttgtttttaatcgacaataacttttcttagagcaatcgtattgactttatttttttttgtcattagattcagcatcaaaaaatactttgaaaacaAGTGTCatgtgatgatattcgacaaacaattttttttcagtatagttttgaccttcaccccctccctctggTCCGCGAAAAAAACCCCTTATacccaacttttttgtatagactttttttgaccttggttcttatccgaaaagcaaacttttgccaagtttcatgagtgtaacatttTACACTACAGTGGccaatttttgcaaaagtacaagattaaaaattatttttccgctgGCGCtgttaatttgtaaaaaaaagagtacacaaattatttttttggacctAAAAAgctcatttgttttaatttttcagcccgaaaaaaactataaaaaatgcGTTTCACAttgttcacttttgtactttttcactttttgagtcaatgtagttaaggctaaGCAGTTAACTTTTACGCTAATACGGAGTCAGCTTTCTTTGGTGAGCACCCAACCTCAAATCCAAATCCATCCCTTAATTTAGAAACCACAAACTCGCTTAAAGTACGGATCACTCCGCTAAAATTCGGTAAAATCGAGAATTTCTTCGATAAAATTACGGGGTTTTAAGAGAAAATTATGATTCGAATGGGAAAATCACACATCTCTGCGGTAAAATCAATGGTACCCCGGTGAATTATGAACGTCCCTTGTTTAATGATAATCGCTctgaaaaaaattcgttttgttCTTCGTTTTGGTAAATTCACCGATCAAAATTATAGGTAAATCCCTGAAAATTATGCGATTCCTCGAtaagtaaaataatattaagGACCTATGAATGAAAATATGATACCTTTATACTTCATAAGATCAAATTGTAATGCATAagcatatgtatatttttactcaaaatattttcagatttaactccgaaaaaaaacttcctttagGTTTACTGGGTTATAATATGTACCTATGTTaacagaaatacaaaaatatttacaccAAACAAAACAATGCTTTTTTGCTTCAACTacatttattatataaaaaggtCAATCATACATAGGTTATAGGGTATTATTTTTATGCAAGATTAAACTCAATTTGATATTATCAATTTATTCTTGTGATGGTTCGGGTTGTTGTTCTCCTTGTCCTGGTTGTTGGCCTTCACCTGGTTGTTGACCTTGTCCTGGCTGTTGTCCTTCTCCGGGTTGTTGACCTTGTCCGGGTTGTTGTCCTTGTCCGGGTTGCTGACCACCTTGTCCTGGCTGTTGTCCTTGGCCGGGTTGTTGTCCTTGACCTGGTTTAGGGCCATGACCATGATGGGGTCCTTGATGTTGTCCTTGATGTTGTCCTTGGTGTTGTGGTGGACCATGATGGGGAGGATGTGCTGCGACTACGGCAACAGCTGCGAATAATGCAAGAACTACGAGAAACTTCATGTTGGTTAATTATGGTCAAAAGAAACTTTAACTATACTTAAACTAAGAAAATGCTCTCCAATTTATAGTAATTTTACTTGAACACAAATGACCATtgatatactaaaaaaaaagtgttcacagctgtgtttataattttttaatatttgcaaTCAGATGACGCTTCTTACGAATGTATAAACTAGCAAACTGTTTAAACTGTTATGCAAAACttgttgtttttaagaaaatttctttttaattaacaacgttttttaaaacttgCAATACTACCAAAAGTAATacgcagagaaaaatatgacgatctaaaaactaacagattgccttattcaacttttttataaggaaatcttattaaaatcaacgactAAGAAGGTTTTTCCATAacagatttcttattatttttgggtatagagaaaatcttctcaaaatttgagctagTCGTTTATTAAATTCTACAGTTTATTGGTACACgtgtcccacccgtgacgatGGAACACTGTTATTGTATTAATATCGCTTTAATTAAAGTTCTCTTTTTTTCTACTTATCAACGGCTTTAACGAGTTAAATAAGTTAAAGGAGAGAAGTATAACAACGTACCTATACCTTAACAATCAAGAACATTTCTTAAAACAACAGGTTTTGCATAATAGTTTAAACAGTTTTCTGGTTTATAGATTAGTCAGACGtcattcgattgcaaataatgaCAACTTATAAACACAgctgtaaacacaatttttaagtATATGAATGATCATTTCGGTGCAAGTAAATTTACTATAAATTGGAGAGCATTTTCTTAGTTCAAGTATAGTTAAAGTTTCTTTTGACAATAATTTACCAACATGAAGTTTCTCGTAGTTCTCGCATTATTCGCAGCTATTGCTGTAGTCGCAGCACAACCTCCTCATCAACCACCACACCAACACCATGGACAACATCCAGGACAACATCCAGGACAACATCAAGGACCCCATCATGGTCATGGCCCTAAACCAGGTCAAGGACAACAGCCAGGACAAGGTGGTCAACAACCAGGACAGGATCAGCAACCCGGTCAAGGTCAACAACCCGGACAAGGACAACAGCCAGGTGAAGGCCAACAACCAGGTCAAGGTCAACAACCAGGACAAGGAGAACAAGGAGAACAACAACCAGAACCTTCCCAAGAATAAATTTATGATGACTCAGAATTGGACCTTACATACTTATGATATTAATATACCCTTACTTGTGTAAGATtgatcttttaataaaataaatattattgaagcaatattttttttgttttaatattcaaGTCCTGAGATAACACCAGAAGCATAGAATTCTCATGATGACTCTaacttaataataaaatctaaaatcttaCCAAAATTTTTCGTAGAAGAAAGTATTCATTTTGTCTTAAAATGTATTTACGATGGCTGCATTGTCTATTGGAATATCCCTTGTATTTAAGTTACAAATAGCAGGCCCTACGACACTTCCTTGTGGGACACCGATTTCAGTGTTCTTAAGTTCTAATTCGCAACATCTAATCTCTGTACATCAGTGTAACCTTTGTTCTGCATACTAAAGTTGCTATTAAATCACATATTTCGTATtgaatacaacttttttttttacctatcgCTAGTTGTTTGGTTTGAAATAATCAAAACATTAATCACATCCATTAAAAAGTTGTATCAAAATTTAATAACAGACTGAATAATGAACTTTATTCCTCTTTTCCTGAATAGCTGAAAATTAATAGCACGGCTATGCAAGCAAACTGCACTAAACAATGCAGTCTCTAGTATCGCATTCATGTGCAAAGTGACAAAACAGTCTGAAGAGGAAGTTAGCCATTGCGCATCCTGTTTTAACATTTGACGATGAACAATACAAGTTTCCACAAGTGATAGGGTTTCCTTGAAAGTAGTTCATTGTTATGGAATTGCTTATACAAGTCGATGGACTTTTgcaccacaaacaaaaaattaggaaGAATTAAAAAGTGAGAAATTATTATAGTAATAGTTCGGTCGAATGAATCAAATTTGTGTGTAGTAGTTTCACTAAGAAAATCCTTACGCCTAGGCGGGTAAAGGATAAAACGaacaaaatgacaaaatttccatcacgaaaaaacacaaaaatctgtccTTTCAATGTATACAAGTCCTTTTATAGGAGGAATTTTGATTGTGAACTCTTCCGGATTAAGTTTTGCTTTTGTTTCCTGGGTTAATCTTCTTAAGTATTCATTttcttttctaacaaaaaatattatttgaacaTAAATTTGGTGGTATTTCCGTTTATCGATATGTAAATGAAAATAATGGCAATATCATAGCTGTGAGAGGGCTTAAGAAGGAATTTAAATTAaacagtaggtacctattcCTGGATTTCAATCGATATATTATTTGTTTAAGATTTTGTACGCTGTCtcaatcaatttattttagaaagGGAACAACAAGGAGGCGTGGTAATTATCAGGAAATGTCAACCCTTTAGTAAGGGTATTTTTACCTTTCTCATCCTtaactaaatttaataaatgaacTA
This DNA window, taken from Episyrphus balteatus chromosome 2, idEpiBalt1.1, whole genome shotgun sequence, encodes the following:
- the LOC129909706 gene encoding uncharacterized protein LOC129909706, whose translation is MKFLVVLAFFAVVAIAAAHGPQQHHGQHQGPHHGHGPKPGQGQHPGQGQQPGQGGQQPGQGQQPGQGQQPGEGQQPGQGGQQPGEGQQPGQGEQQPEAEPSQE
- the LOC129909707 gene encoding uncharacterized protein LOC129909707; this translates as MKFLVVLALFAAIAVVAAQPPHQPPHQHHGQHPGQHPGQHQGPHHGHGPKPGQGQQPGQGGQQPGQDQQPGQGQQPGQGQQPGEGQQPGQGQQPGQGEQGEQQPEPSQE